In the genome of Lathyrus oleraceus cultivar Zhongwan6 chromosome 4, CAAS_Psat_ZW6_1.0, whole genome shotgun sequence, the window CAGGAGTGTAACAACCTCACCCTCATTGCCGTCAAGCTCCTCCATAGATTCATAAGCCACACGGCTTGACACACACATAACAAAATGATAATATACTCGGACTCACAAGATGAGAGTGTAACTATAGGTTCCTTCTTCGAACATCATGAAATTGGTGTTCCACCGAACACAAAGATGTAACCAACTATAGAATTTCAATCAACTTTATCTACCCACCAATTGGAATCGGTAAAATCGAGAAAATTGCATTTTATGCCCATATCTGCTACAAGAAAGAGAATTTCACAGCCAACAGAACCTTTGACATATCTTAGAATCCTCTTGACTGCTGCCAAGTGAGACACCTTTGGTCTCCCCATGAATCTACTCACAATACCGACACTAAACGCCAAATCTGGTCCTATATTGCACAAGTAACACAAGGATCCAATCAACCTCCTATATTGGGTTGGATCAACATCTTGCTCATCCTCACTCTTAGACAATTGTAGCCTTGGTTCAACTAGAGTAATTGCGGCATTACAATGCTCCATTTCAAACTTTTTCAATATCTCAAGAGCATACCTTCTCTGGTGCATGAGTAATCCCCTCTTTGACTTGTGGAACTCACTACCAAGGATTGTCATGAGGCCAAGGTCATTCATCTCAAACTCTTTGATAAGTTCACCCTTGAACTTATAAATACACCTTCCATTATTGGCCATTATCAACAAGTCATTTACATATAAGCAAAGGATAATCACTCATTCATTCATATCCATCTTCCCATACACCCCATGCTCGGATACACACTTTTTAAAGCTGACATCCTTTAGGAAAACATATATTCTTTTATTACAAGCTCTTGGAGCTTACTTCAAACCATATAACTCCTTCTTTAACTTGTATAACTTTAACTCTTGGTTTCTCACAACAAAGCTAGGGGGTTGTCCTACATATACCTCATCTTCAAGTGGTTTGTTCAAAAATGCATATTTTGCGTCCATTTGGTAGATGACCCGATTGTGGTTATTTGCAATACCAACAACAAGCCTAATGGTTTCAATCCTAGCAATCAGTGTAAATAACTCTTCAAAGTCTATGCCTTCTCTTTGCAAAAATCACTTAGCTACCAATCGAGCCTTATGCTTGATTATTTCACCTTTGGGATTCGCTTTCACTTTGAACATCCATTTCACATCAATTGACTTCTTTCCATCCGGTAAATCAACCAACTCCCAAGTAATGTTCTTCTCAATGAATTCCAACTCCTCATTCATAGCACAAATCCACTTTGGATCACTTAAGGCCTCTTTCATTTTAATAGGCTCAGATTCATCCATAAGTGCAAAATGGAAgaaatcaccatcatcattgacTTTGTTGTCTCAGAATAACTCATAATCTTGGAGTCTTTGAGGAAAATCTCGTTGCCTTGTTGATCTTCTAACATCTCCTTCATTTTGGACTTCGGCGACGGGTTGTTCTGCACTTCCCATTTCTGCAGAATTTGGAATTTCGAAGTTGTAACCGATTATAACTTTCTGGTAACCAGTTAACACCTACTTGTAACCAATTGACAGTTGCTTGTAACCGATTATAACTTTTTGGTAACCAGTTAACGCCTACTTGTACTACCTCATGTACTATCCTTTCTTGATCACAAAACTCTCAAAGTCTTTTGAGACATATTCGCCTCCACCATCCATTTTGAGCACTTTGAGCTTGTGACCGCTTTGCCTCTCAACCATGGGCttgaacttcttaaacacttTAAATATCCCATCCTTTCTCTTGATTATATATGTCCATAGCTTTCTACCGTGATCATTGATAAATACGACAAAGTATCTATTGCCACCAATGGAATCTACTTACATTGGTCCACACACATCcgaatacaccacctcaaggtgATTCTTGGTTCTACAACCTGCATCCTTGCTGAATTTACCTTTGCTTGCTCACATTCTTCACAAGTTTCAGCCCGTATGTTTATCGATGGCAACCCCGTTACCATTCAGTTCTTTTGCAAGTTTTTGAGATCTTTAAAGTTGAAATGTCCAAGATGACAGTGTCATATCCACTATTCTCTAGTTGATGCAGTAGTAAGACATCTATGTTTCATAACCTTCAGATCAACCTTGAAGGTTCTATTGGCAACCATATGTGCTTTAAGGATCAAAGTTCCCTTTGCATCCATAACGCACAACCCATGGTTTTCCATGTGAATCTGGTAGCCCTTCTCAATAATTGGCCAATACTTAGAAGGTTACATTTGATTCCTGGAATGTACAAGACATATTTGATCAAAGAATGTCCATCATCCCTTCTTATGATCAAAACATCACCGATCCCATCAGCCTCTAAAGTGGTGTCATTCGTGAACTTCactttgttcttcatggcacAATTGATTTTCACAAACCAATCCTTCCTCCCCGTCATATGAGTTGAACAACCCGAGTCTAAGTACCATTCGTCGTTGCATTAAACTCCTTTTGTACTCATCATGGAATTTTCCTCTACACGTAACTGGTTAACCGTATCATGCAACCAGTTACAACTCAATTTTACAAAATTCCCAaaattgttgttgttgctgcCCTGTAGCCTGTTGCTGTTGCATTCTCCTTCCATGATCATGACCAAGAGTGTGTTCTTTTCATCAAACTCTTGTCTTGCAACCTTGACTTCATTCCTTTGAGGTTCCTTCTTGTTCACATTGCATTCTCTTGAAAAATGACCGAACATTTGACACTTAAAACGCTACTCCTTGCTCTTGTCAAACCTATTCATTTCACCTATAAAGTTGCCTTGAACACCATTTTTGTTGCAGTTGCTGACAAGTCAAATTCTTTGAATTTCGAGTCTCTCTTCCACCAAAATTATGAAAATTTCCTTTACTCTTCATGAGCCATTTTCCTTTCCATCTTTTGTCCTTCTTGTTTAAACGAGCTTGCAAAGCGATCTCCGCCTTTTCCTTATCAAAATTTCTCTCCTCTATCATTTGCTCATGAGCTTCAAGAGAGCTTTGCAGCTTCTCTTTGCTCATCGTTGCAAGATCCTTCGATTCCTCAATTGCCACAACTACATTGTAAAATCTTGGTGTTAAAGAACACAAGATTTTCGCGACAACATACTGCTCTGTAACAGTTTCTCCGCGTGCCTTTACTTGATTCACCAACCGAGTGATTCTCATTGTGAAATCGTATATtttctccttttcttccatttaAATCAATTTGAGCTGACGCctgtgagtttgtaacctcaccatCTTTGCCTTGTCAGCCCCTGCATCAACTTTCTCTAATATCTCCCACGCTTGCTTTGATGATTCACaatcaccaactttctcaaagttgtcaCCATCCACACATTGATGGATAAAAAACAACGCAttgaaatctttcttcttctcttccttaTACGTTGCTTGTTGTGCATCCGTTGCACCCGCAACAAGAAGAGTAACCCCgttcttgatcacttcaagaacatcttggTAGCCAAACAACACTTTCATTTGCTTGCACCATTTGTCGTAATTCTTCACATAAAGGATATGTAGGTTTGCAGGGATTCTTTCATTGGAAACATAGTTCATGTTGCACACTAGGTGTTTGTGGATCAGAATCAGGATCTTGATGTTAAATGTTGGAACTTTGAACTACAAGATTGGTAAACAATGGTGGAGAAAATTGAAATGTggaaaatgaaagaggaaaattGAGAGAAAGAAATTGAGAGATACCAAACATTTATACAAGTATTACAAAATAAATGAGACCCATAACACATTAACAAAATacaagaaaaagcaaaaaaaattAAGGCGGTAACCGGTTAAAACAAACGGTTAATCGACCTTTGACAAAActaaaatatatacaatcattTGGAACCGGTTAACACGTTTGATTAATGGATTGACACAACTCCAAAACTTAAATTCCTTGGTTTTCACTCAACCGATACAAGGCATTGATTGATCATATATTCTTCTCATAAGTTCTAACCTATTTTTACTCTGATGATGACTATAGAGAGAAAAGCTAATGAAAGCAGTTAACAATAAAGATAAACTATAAAACAAGAACAAGTCAAGTCGGTAGGTGCATTTATTAAAAATTAAGGTTTTGGAATTGTAAATAGAAATTCGCAGGTATCCCGTGAGAAAGAATCTGGACACAGAGAAGGTTTTGTTCTTCATAACGAAGAAAAACAGGTCTGCAAAATCAGGACTCAATGCCTTTGAATTTGATAGATTAGATTAAGATTCTGGTGACTGCTTCAATTCAATATGTATAAAAAAATTGAGTACTGTAATGCAATTGATAAGTGTTTTGGTTCGGTTGTCTCTTTCGCTGGTTTTTAATACATTACCAAGTCAGGCCTCCACGTGCTCCTGGAAAGTCTCCCACACCCACTTCCCTGTTCCACTGCCCTACACATCTCTATCACTTTCTCTATCTATTTTCAATGCTACTTGTACTAATTACATAACTTAACATTTATTCACAATTCTATATTTAATCACagaattaatatttttttaaatgatataataaaaattatataatttttattatatACAAAAATCGATCCAAATTACATTTATTAATCTATTACATTAAGAAATATAACattattatttataaaaaaaaattgactGCCAAATATATATGATATTTGGTATTAAAAAATTAAAACTATTAAAGATAAATTATATACAAAAAATCTCAATTATAACATGATAACTAAATGATAACTCAAATTAAATTcataatatattatatatatatatatatatatatatatatatatatttttttttttttttttcttttattctaCTCAATTGTAAACTAAAATATTTATTGATTTAAGTGTAGAGAGTAAAAAAATTAAAGATACTTCTATATATTGTCATCTCTTTTTagataaaataaaattaatatttaattataatttttatGTAATCTACTTTATCTGATTcatataattaatttatttttattttttaaattcaaAGAGAGTTTTCCTTCCTTTAATTTATAAAGACTTTTTAACATATTGCACGTAAATTCTTTGATATCATGAATTTTGGTTGGGCATCAATGCtttattaaaaattgatttaaaattttaattcattttaaaaatataataatattaaaaaataatatgACATTAAATAACATTTTTAACTGATGAATACCGACTCAATTAAATTCAAAAGTTTCATccaatttaaaataaaaaactaatttGTAATCCTTAaacttttattaaattaaaacaatattatttattaaacaattaaaattatAGTGTATATTTGGCTTGATTGCAAAAATAATTTTAGAAGAATAGAATTGATTCTTCTGGAGTGTTTGATTTttctaaaatataattaattCTGCTTCtaaaatttaaatataatttttatacTCAAATTTATTGTTAAATTAATTAAATGttaaatttaattttattaaaatcaattttaTTAAACTCAATTCTATCAAAATTGATTTTGTTTACTGTGAATCCAAACAGAATCACAAttaactttatttaataaaacaaaaaaacatattTATATGCTATATATGAGCTTGAAAACATAATTATATTTATCtctatatttatttatttgtaCTATTGAGCATTATTTTCTTATTTTCGCTTTCCATCCTTTCCATCTTTCCTCAATTACACCATCTGACCATATGTTCCCTCCCCAACTTGTTTGCTTCTTAACCCATCAAATCTGCGCCTCTTTGTCTCTCTCACTACCTTTTCACTCTCAAAAACCAAACCACATTATAGATACACACCAAAGCTAACCTCTACTCAAAAGCCAAACAAAGTACACAACACAATCCATTACAAAAAATAAACACACACCAATATCTACCTGCATGATTCACATCCACATGGAAGCTATCAAGTTAGGAGTTGGTAATGGAAAAGTTAACATTGCTGCTGAAGATGACTCCATTGATGGAATGCAATGCATTGATCATCCTTATCGAAACAACCCTGGTGGGATCTGTGCTTTTTGTCTTCAAGAAAAACTTGGTAaacttgtttcttcttcttttcctctTCCTATTCAtgcttcttcctcttcttcttcttctccttctttcAGATCCAATGTTgctccttcttcttcttccactTCCACTACCCGTCATTGtgcttcttcttcttcctccGCCATTAACACCGTTTCAACAACAACTGCTGTAGCTTCATCTTCTTCTTTGTCTCTCTCTGTCTGTCCTATCAAAAATGAGAATAATGGTAAACCGTTTCACCATGAATACTATTCTAGAAAAACTCGTATCCCTTTTCTCTTAGccaagaaaaagaagaagaaaaacaCTGTTTCTGGTTCTGGTTCTGGTTCTGCTACATCTAATAATATTATTCTGAAACGTAGCAAATCAACTGCTACACCAAGAAGAGGTAGTAGTAACTCTCTGGTTGATGCTGATGATGAATATTTTAGTCCTAGAAAAAGAAATGGGTTTTGGTCATTTCTCTATCTTTCTTCAAAATCTTCTGCTAAGAATCTCAACTCAAAGAGTTTTAGAGATGGAAACAACACTGCTACTACTACTGCAGCAAAACTCAAGGAGAAGTGTTGTTCAGGTTCTTCTTTAGGAAGAAAGAACGACATTGTTAttgttgaagaagaagaagaaaacagtCCTAACAGaaacagcaacaacaacaacaataatacaGGTTCTTCCATTGAGCGTAAAGTTTCAAGATCTAGATCTGTTGGCTGTGGTAGCAGGAGTTTCTCTGGTGATTTCTTTGAAAGAATCTCAACTGGGTTTGGAGATTGTACTCTCAGAAGAGTTGAATCACAACGTGAAGGTAAATCAAAGGTAGTTTCTTCTAGTTCTACTGGTATTGCTTCGGTGAACGCTAATGGTGACCACCATCACCACCATTGCATGAAAGAGAGAGTACTTCGACGTTGTGGAGGTATATTCAGTGGCTTCATGATGACTTCATCTTCATCCTCCAATTCATCTAACTCATCTTATTGGGTTTCTTCCAATTCTGCTGATGAAACTGTGAACGGTGGAAAACAAGGTTCTGTGTCGATTTCTCAGAATAATAACCGCGGTGGAAGGAGTTGGGGTTGGGCTTTTGCTAGTCCAATGAGAGCTTTTAGTAGCAAAAGTTCTTCTAAAGAGAATCATCATAATAAAAGGGATATTATTAGAGATGCTAATGATAAGATTAATGCTACTCCAAATTTATCTGCTATGCCATCTTTACTTGCTGCAAGAGGATGATGACAAGAGGTTTAACATTTTCTTTATACACATTAATTAGTGTGAAGTTACTTACTTAATGTTAATATTCAAGTTTACTTATGTGTTAATGGTTATGGTTATGATTATGAAGGTATATGAGAAGACAAGAATGGCATAATGGTGGTACTTTTTTTACTTTGAGAAGAGGGAAGGGAGAAGAAAATCTCGATGCATTCTGAGTAATCACGTGGCTTGTCTTAATTACTATGACATTGGTTCTAGTATTTTTTTGTAGCTACCTTATTGTAATGCGAAAGAGATGTAATATTGGAGTTTTTAATATTCACTATTCACATGGATACACATGTTTGAGTGGTGTAAGAGACACAATAGGGAGTAGTAGTAGTAGTACCTATATAGAATCACTTTTGGATAGTATTTATTTATGTGTAGTATCATGTATGTATGAATATGATTGAGTTTATATGCAATTTAATAAGATGGTGTTGATGATTATTAATGTTTTGTTGTTCGATAGTTTATGAACTAGTAGTATATTTCTAGGCTCTTTGCAAATATGCATTGTGGTGTTTTAACAAGTCAAATATAGGAAAATGGTGGTGGTCCATTGAATGAGTAGATGAAGTATATATAGGGAGTGTGGCATTTATTCAAGGTTCTTGTTTGCACCTAATCGCAGTACTTGTAATTGTTAAGGCAATCTTTCTAGTTTCTTCCATTCCATGTGCACAGCTGGAGAGAAAGGTCATCGAGAAAGGTCATCGAGTCTCATAAATACAAGTAGAAGTAGAATGTTGCATGTTCGAACTCGCGTCCCTACTCTGATCTCATCCATACATACAAATGGAGTCATACCAACTTAAAATTTTCATTTCTATCTAATCTAAAGTAAAATGTACACATGTAGTTGGTCATTGTTACTTTTCTATAAATATTAATGGTGTTCCTATGTGAACTTATAAAATGGATAGTATGAGCAAGTGATGAGGTCTTTACGTCATAAGTTGTAATGCTAGGATCTCATTGCGTGTTCCTCGAGATTCTTCTATAGATGAAGGGGTGTACATGCATAAGAAACTATGATACTATTTCTGAATAAGCTAATAGTGTGCTAGGAGGTAAAAATTTAGTAGATAAGTTATGTGTTCATATCTGACTTGAGTCTTCTATAAAGTTTAGTATGCTTCTTGAAACTTCTATTTTAAATGAGGTGATCTATGAGATTATCAATGAATAAATATGAACTTGTTGATGTAAGTGACTTTGAGATAGGTGGTGAAACCTATCAAATTTGAATACACTCTATATGTTTAAGAAGTGTGTGAATTTGTTGGTCCTTCTATATCCTACTGATAAATATATTATATGCTCTAtaattataagtcattttgtaAAAAATATTTGTTCTAAATTATAAGTTATTTTACAATTTCAATACAATATTAACGATTTTTTTCCAACATACCATCTatcaattattattattatttcttctTCTAATTTTTAAAAAAGAAGTAATTTTCAATGATAAAATTATGGATGGGGTATTCTCATAATTTATCTTGACATATGACTGGCATAAAAGTAATGAGCCTTAGTGTATGCATGCTCATAATTCTATTGGAAGAGAATGCCAATAACAGTATCAAAGGTAAAAAAGGCTTACCCTTATGATGAAGGAGGTGGTGAGTATTGAAATCATCAAATGGCTAGGGGATTCTATGCAGTGTGTAACGAAGAAAAAAAAGCTTAACTGTAGTTACCAACAAAAATAATGAATTAATTCCTACCAGATTTTTCAATGTGATAAAGGATATGTACAAATTATAAAAAGCTTAACAAGGAAACTAGGGATGACCACTTTCCTCTTCTTTTTATTGGCCAAATTCTGGATACCGGATAGATTGACAAGGTTTTTTTACTTTCTAAATAAATATATTTCGGATACAACCATATTTTTCTTTAGAAAGATTTCTTTTGAACTGTGTAATGTATCATCTACTTTTAATAGGTGTGTGTTGGCACCATGATCATTGAAACATCCATCAAAGTTTTCATGGATGATTTCTATGTATTTGAAGAAACATTTTAAGGTTGATTAGATAATTTGGAGTTAGTACTAGTAAGATGTGGGAAAAAATATTTGGTGTTGAAGTGGGAGAAATGTCTCTTTATCGTGAATGGAGAAATTGTTCTTCAACATAGAATTTCTTTCAAAGAAAGGATTAGAGATTGACAAGTCAAAGTGGATGTAATTTATAAATTACAACCGTTTGATGTTAAAGGTAAAAGAAGATTTTTAGGCCATGTTGACTTACAAACAAGATTTGTTAAATATTTTTCAAAACTCACAAAGCTCCTATGTAAACTATTGAAACATGAAACAATATTTAATTTCAGTGAAGATTGCGTAAATGTATTATGGACACGGAAATTTAGTAAGAAGACGATATTTTAAGATGTTTCTAAAGGAAAGTAATGATAAAAGGAAGTTTATGGACACATTGCTTGTGTTGAGGTCTAAACTAATAAAGAAAAGTTGTATACTATAGCACAATAATTTTTGGAAAAGGTCGACTCTGTCGAAATTAGATTCGTGTCAAGATTAAAAATTCAAGAGGCAAATGACTTAGCTCAAGTTGCTTCAGGATACAAAGTTCCCAAGAAAAAGTTGGAAGCGCTAATCGAGGTTAGAGCAAAATTAATTCCGACCAGAATTTCTTCTCCAAGAATGTTAACATCAAAACCTATGAGAGTAGAGGGACTCGAGATAATCAAGTACATGGAATCCAAGGAGTATGATGTCCTCACCATTGATAATATGTCGAACGAAGACTGGAGAAGAACTATTGTGGAATACTTAGAAAATCTTACAGGGACAACGAATCGAAGGACCAAATATAAGGAAATAAATTATACTATAATGGGTAATAAGTTGTTTAAGAAGACCCCAAAAGGGATTCTTCTAAAATTCCTTAGTGAAAGCAAAGCATATGTAGCCGTCTTTGATGTCCACAATGGATCTTGTGGTGCCCATCAAACTGGTCACAAAATGAAATGACTTTTGTTCTGCCAAGGTGTATATTGACCAACCATGTTAAAAAGCATGCTGACATCCAACATGTCCATGCTAGAGAATTAAATTTGGTTATAAAACCTTGGCCTTTCAGAGGGTGGATATTAGACCTAATTGGTGAAGTTCGACATGCATCCTCTAAGGGTCACAAGTATATATTAGTAGgtattgattactttaccaaatgtGTCGAAGCAGTACCATTGACAAAGGTTAACCAAGATGTTATGATAAGGTTTATTCAGAGTCATATTATGTGTATGTTCAAATTACCTAAAACCGTAATCACATACCAAGGCCCTGTCTTTACCGACCCAAAGATGGTCGAGTTCGGCTCAGAAGTTGGAATAAAACTTCTAACATCCATGCCTTACTACGTGCAAGCAAATGGGCAAGTCAAAGTCGCAAAAAATAATAATCAGTTTGATTAAGAAACATGTAGGGTAAAAACCTATAAATTGGCACAAAATGTTGGATGAAGCTCTGTGGGCTTGTCGAACTTCCCATAAGGAGGAAACTAATGCAGCTCCTTTTTGACTAACATTTGGGCATGATGCAATTTTTCCTACTAAAATTTACTTGCAATCAACAAGGATTCAGAGGAAAAATAAAATACATTTTGACAACTTCTATAATATGATGTTAGAAGAGTTAGTCGATCTAGACGAGGAGAGAATGACCGCATTGGACATGCTTATAAGGCAAAAAGAGAGGCTAGCTAAGGCCTACAATAAAAAGGTGAAGCTTATAACTTTTTTGGTCGGCAACCTGGTTTGAAAAGTTATTTTGCCTATGGACAAAAATGATAGAGTTTTAGGCAAATGGTCACATAACTGGGAAGGTCTCTTTCGAATCACTCAGGTGTTCTCAAACAATTCTGATGAGATTGAAGA includes:
- the LOC127073287 gene encoding uncharacterized protein LOC127073287, with amino-acid sequence MIHIHMEAIKLGVGNGKVNIAAEDDSIDGMQCIDHPYRNNPGGICAFCLQEKLGKLVSSSFPLPIHASSSSSSSPSFRSNVAPSSSSTSTTRHCASSSSSAINTVSTTTAVASSSSLSLSVCPIKNENNGKPFHHEYYSRKTRIPFLLAKKKKKKNTVSGSGSGSATSNNIILKRSKSTATPRRGSSNSLVDADDEYFSPRKRNGFWSFLYLSSKSSAKNLNSKSFRDGNNTATTTAAKLKEKCCSGSSLGRKNDIVIVEEEEENSPNRNSNNNNNNTGSSIERKVSRSRSVGCGSRSFSGDFFERISTGFGDCTLRRVESQREGKSKVVSSSSTGIASVNANGDHHHHHCMKERVLRRCGGIFSGFMMTSSSSSNSSNSSYWVSSNSADETVNGGKQGSVSISQNNNRGGRSWGWAFASPMRAFSSKSSSKENHHNKRDIIRDANDKINATPNLSAMPSLLAARG